The Streptomyces sp. NBC_00483 genome contains the following window.
AGGCGCTCGCCGGGCGGCGGGCCGGCGACCTGGGCACCGCCGTGCTCTTCATCGACCTCGACGGTTTCAAGCAGGTCAACGACACGATCGGCCACCAGGCGGGCGACGAGCTGCTCGTCCAGGCGGCGAGAAGGCTGGCCGAATCCGTGCGCGCATCGGACACCGCGGCCCGTCTTGGCGGTGACGAGTTCGCGGCGCTGATCGTCGGCGACGGAGGGCGCGACCACGCCGCGAGAGAACAGCAGATCTACGAGCTGGCCGACCGGCTCAGAATCACCCTGTCCCAGCCGTACTCGATCGACCGGCACGACAATGTGCGGGTCGCCGCCTCCATCGGCGTCGCCTTCGCCGAGCCGGACATCGGGGCCGGTGAGCTGCTGCGCAATGCCGACCTGGCGATGTACCGGGCGAAGGCGGCGGGCAAGGGCCGCGTCGAGCTGTACGCGCCGCAGATGCAGGCCGATGTCGTACGCAAGGCGGAGCTGGCGACGCGGCTGCGGTCGGCGCTGCACGAGGGCGAGTTCGCGCTGCTCCACCAGCCGATCGTCTCGCTCGACGACGGCCGGATCACGGCGGTCGCCGCGCAGGCCAGATGGCGCAGCGCGCAGGGCATTCTGTTCACCCCCGCCGAGTTCCTGCGGGTGGCCGACGACAGCGAGCGCACCGCCGAGCTCGGCCGCTGGATGCTGGAGGAGGCCGTCGAGCAGGCCGCCGAGCGCGGGCACAGCGGGCATGCGACGCCGGTCGCCGTGCGGATCAGCGCCCGCAGGCTCCTCGACCGGGCCATGCCGCTCGGCTCGATAGAAGCGCTCCTCACCCGGCACGGGCTGCCCTCGGGCGCGCTCGTGATCGAGCTGGCGGACAGCGACCCCAGAGTCCCGCTGGACGAGCTGGAACGGCGTCTGACGGCGCTGCGCCGCCTCGGCGTCCGGATCGCGCTGGACGGCTTCGGCAGCGGCTATGCGGCCATCACGGCACTGCGCCGCCTGCCCGTCGACGTACTGAAGCTGGACCGCTCGCTGATCGAGGGCGTCGTCGAGTCCGCGCGGCTGCACAAGATCACCAGTGGGCTGCTGCGGATCGCGGGCGACCTCGGACTCAACTCCGTGGCGGACGGCGTGGACCTGCCCGAGCAGGTCGCCGCGCTGCGCTCGATGGGGTGCACGCACGGGCAGGGCATGGCGTTCTCCGGCCCGCTCGACGAGTACCGGCTGCGCCGCGCGCTCACCTCGGGGGAGTACCCGGTCCCCACGGGCCCCGCCGAGCCGGTGTTCGCGGGCTTCACCACGCTGCGCTCACATAATGAGACGCCCGTCCCACCCACTTGACACGCCCTACGCGCCGGGGGGAGGGTCAGTGCCATGCGCACCCGAATTCTCGTACTTGGAAAGCGCGTCGGCTGAAGCTGGGACCACCGGTCAGAACACCGGAAACCCGGCGACCGCACCCGGCGCGCTCCCCTCGCTTGCCTCACGGCACGAGGGGTTTTTTGTTGCACGGGTGCCGGTTCAGAACCGCCGCCAACCGCCCGACACACACGTAAGACCCTGCATAACCCTCGCAAAAACCCTCAGCATCGAGAAGAGAATGCCGATGACCGAGCAGGCCACCGGGGCCAGCCAGCCGCAGCCGCGGCCCCGTTCCGGAGGACAGCAGTCCGCCCCCGTCGAGCACGTCACGGGTGCGAAGTCCCTCATTCGCTCGCTTGAGGAGGTCGGGGTCGACACCGTATTCGGTATCCCCGGCGGCACGATCCTTCCCGCGTACGACCCGATGATGGACTCGAGCCGGGTGCGCCACGTGCTCGTCCGTCACGAGCAGGGTGCGGGCCACGCGGCCACCGGTTACGCGCAGGCCACCGGCAAGGTCGGTGTCTGCATGGCCACTTCGGGCCCGGGTGCGACCAACCTGGTGACGCCGATCGCCGATGCGATGATGGACTCGGTGCCGCTCGTCGCGATCACCGGCCAGGTCGTCTCCAAGGCGATCGGCACGGACGCCTTCCAGGAAGCGGACATCGTCGGCATCACCATGCCGATCACCAAGCACAGCTTCCTGGTCACCAAGGCCGAGGAGATCCCGCAGGCGATCGCCCAGGCGTTCCACATCGCCTCGACCGGCCGCCCCGGCCCGGTCCTCGTGGACATCCCGAAGGACCTCCTGCAGGCGCGGACGACGTTCACCTGGCCGCCGCAGCAGGACCTGCCCGGCTACCGCCCGGTGACCAAGCCGCACGCCAAGCAGATCCGCGAGGCCGCGAAGCTGATCACGAATGCGAAGCGGCCCGTCCTCTACGTCGGTGGCGGCGTCCTCAAGGCGGGTGCCACCGCCGAGCTCAAGATGCTCGCCGAGCTCACCGGAGCGCCCGTCACCACCACCCTGATGGCGCTCGGCGCATTCCCCGACAGCCACCCGCTGCACGTGGGAATGCCGGGCATGCACGGTGCGGTCACCGCCGTCACCGCGCTGCAGAAGGCCGACCTGATCGTCGCCCTCGGAGCCCGCTTCGACGACCGCGTCACCGGCAACCTGGACAGCTTCGCCCCGTTCGCGAAGATCGTCCACGCCGACATCGACCCCGCGGAGATCGGCAAGAACCGCGCCGCCGACGTGCCGATCGTCGGGGACGCCCGCGAGGTCATCGCCGACCTGATCCAGGCGGTCCAGAAGGAGCACAGCGACGGTCACGCCGGCGACTACACCGCCTGGTGGAAGGACCTCAACCGCTGGCGCGAGACGTACCCGCTGGGCTACGACCAGCCCGCGGACGGCTCGCTCTCCCCGCAGCAGGTCATCGAGCGCATCGGCCAACTCGCCCCCGCGGACACGATCTTCGCGGCGGGCGTGGGCCAGCACCAGATGTGGGCCGCGCACTACATCCAGTACGAGAAGCCGGCCACCTGGCTGAACTCGGGCGGCGCCGGGACCATGGGCTACTCGGTGCCCGCCGCGATGGGCGCCAAGGCCGGCGCGCCGGGCCAGACGGTCTGGGCGATCGACGGCGACGGCTGCTTCCAGATGACCAATCAGGAGCTGACCACCTGCGCCCTGAACAACATCCCGATCAAGGTCGCCATCATCAACAACGGCGCCCTCGGGATGGTCCGCCAGTGGCAGACGCTGTTCTACAACCAGCGCTACTCGAACACCGTGCTGCACGCGGGCCCGGACGGCGAGACCCCGCCCAACAAGGGCACCCGCATCCCGGACTTCGTGAAGCTGAGCGAGGCCATGGGCTGCTACGCCATCCGCTGTGAGCGCCCCGAGGACCTCGACAAGTGCATCGAGGAGGCGAACTCGATCAACGACCGCCCGGTCGTGGTCGACTTCATCGTCCACGAGGACGCCATGGTGTGGCCGATGGTCGCCGCCGGCACCTCCAACGACGAGATCATGGCCGCTCGGGACGTCCGCCCCGACTTCGGCGACAGCGAAGACGACTGAGACGCAGAGAGAGACCACGAGATATGTCCAAGCACACGCTCTCCGTCCTGGTCGAGAACAAGCCCGGTGTCCTCGCCCGGATCACCGCCCTCTTCTCGCGCCGCGGCTTCAACATCGACTCGCTCGCCGTCGGCGTCACCGAGCACCCCGACATCTCGCGCATCACCATCGTCGTGAATGTCGAATCGCTCCCGCTCGAACAGGTCACGAAGCAGCTCAACAAGCTGGTCAACGTCCTGAAGATCGTGGAGCTCGAGCCCGACGCGGCCGTGGCCCGCGAGCTGGTGCTCGCCAAGGTCCGCGCCGACAACGAGACGCGCTCGCAGATCGTCGAGATCGTCCAGCTGTTCCGCGCCAAGACCGTGGACGTCTCCCCGGAGGCCGTCACCATCGAGGCCACCGGATCCAGCGACAAGCTCGAGGCGATGCTCAAGATGCTGGAACCCTTCGGCATCAAGGAGCTCGTCCAGTCGGGCACCATCGCGGTCGGCCGCGGCTCGCGCTCCATCACCGACCGGAGCCTGCGGGCGCTCGACCGCACCGCGTGACCGCGCAGCACTCCTGCGCGCCCCTCTCGCATAGCGAGACCTGAAATCTTTCCTTCCGCACCCCGCCGTACGGTGGGACGCAGAACCAGCAATACCGCAAACGAGGAGAACCCCAGTGGCCGAGCTGTTCTACGACGACGATGCCGACCTGTCCATCATCCAGAACCGCAAGGTCGCGGTGATCGGCTACGGCTCCCAGGGCCACGCCCACGCGCTCTCGCTGCGCGACTCGGGTGTCGACGTCCGTGTCGGTCTGCACGAGGGCTCCAAGTCCAAGGCGAAGGCCGAGGAGCAGGGCCTGCGCGTGGTCACCCCGTCCGAGGCCGCGGCCGAGGCCGACGTCATCATGATCCTCGTCCCGGACCCGATCCAGGGCCAGGTCTACGAGGAGACCATCGCGCCGAACCTGAAGGACGGCGACGCGCTGTTCTTCGGCCACGGCCTGAACATCCGCTACGGCTTCATCAAGCCCCCGGCCGGCGTGGACGTCTGCATGGTCGCCCCGAAGGGCCCGGGCCACCTCGTGCGCCGTCAGTACGAGGAGGGTCGCGGCGTTCCGTGCATCGCGGCCGTCGAGCAGGACGCCACCGGCAAGGGCTTCGAGCTGGCCCTCTCCTACGCGAAGGGCATCGGCGGCACGCGCGCCGGCGTCATCAAGACGACCTTCACCGAGGAGACCGAGACCGACCTGTTCGGTGAGCAGGCCGTCCTCTGTGGTGGTACCGCTGCGCTGGTCAAGGCCGGTTTCGAGACGCTGACCGAGGCCGGTTACCAGCCGGAGATCGCGTACTTCGAGTGCCTGCACGAGCTGAAGCTCATCGTCGACCTCATGTACGAGGGCGGCCTGGAGAAGATGCGCTGGTCGGTCTCCGAGACCGCCGAGTGGGGCGACTACGTCACCGGCCCGCGGATCATCACGGACGCCACCAAGGCCGAGATGAAGAAGGTCCTCGCCGAGATCCAGGACGGCACGTTCGCCAAGAACTGGATGGACGAGTACCACGGCGGTCTGAAGAAGTACAACGAGTACAAGACCCAGGACGAGTCCAGCCTCCTGGCGACCACCGGCAAGGAGCTGCGCAAGCTCATGAGCTGGGTGAACGACGACGAGGCGTAAGCCTCCGGACAATGGGCCGCGGTGGACGCCGCGGCCCGTTGTCCATTCCGTCCAGCCTCGGACGAGTGATCCTTCCAGGGAGGCGTAAGCACGGCTCCCTGGCGGCACTACACTGCTGAACACATTCGCGTTGGGCCCACAGCGTCGTGCGTCTTAATCGCGGCAAGCACCCTCCACCGCCTGCGGCCGTCGGGACGGCCGTCCGCATTGGACCTGTGAGGACTCACGTGAGCACTGCTGCCAACGGCAAACCCGTCGTACTCATCGCCGAAGAGCTGTCGCCTGCGACGGTCGACGCCCTGGGCCCGGACTTCGAGATCCGCCAGTGCAACGGCGCGGACCGGGCGGCCCTGCTGCCCGCCATCGCCGACGTCGACGCGATCCTGATCCGCTCGGCCACCAAGGTCGACGCCGAGGCGATCGCCGCCGCGAAGAAGCTGAAGGTCGTCGCACGAGCCGGCGTCGGCCTCGACAACGTGGACGTGTCCGCCGCCACCAAGGCCGGCGTGATGGTCGTCAACGCGCCGACCTCGAACATCGTGACCGCCGCCGAGCTGGCCTGCGGCCTGCTCATCGCCACCGCGCGCAACATCCCGCAGGGCTCGCAGGCCCTCAAGGGCGGCGAGTGGAAGCGCAGCAAGTACACGGGCGTCGAGCTCGCGGAGAAGACCCTCGGTGTCGTCGGCCTCGGCCGCATCGGCGCGCTCGTCGCGCAGCGCATGTCCGCCTTCGGCATGAAGGTCGTCGCGTACGACCCGTACGTGCAGCCCGCGCGCGCCGCGCAGATGGGCGTGAAGGTCCTCTCCCTCGACGAGCTGCTCGAGGTCTCGGACTTCATCACCGTGCACCTCCCGAAGACGCCGGAGACCCTCGGTCTCATCGGTGACGAGGCGCTGCACAAGGTCAAGCCGAACGTGCGCATCGTCAACGCCGCGCGCGGCGGGATCGTCGACGAGGAAGCGCTGTACTCGGCGATCAAGGAAGGCCGCGTCGCCGGCGCCGGCCTCGACGTGTACGCGAAGGAGCCCTGCACGGACTCCCCGCTGTTCCAGTTCGACCAGGTCGTCTGCACCCCGCACCTCGGCGCCTCCACGGACGAGGCGCAGGAGAAGGCGGGCGTCGCCGTCGCCAAGTCGGTGCGCCTCGCGCTCTCCGGCGAGCTCGTGCCGGACGCGGTGAACGTCCAGGGCGGCGTCATCGCCGAGGACGTCAAGCCGGGCCTGCCCCTCGCGGAGCGCCTCGGCCGGATCTTCACCGCCCTCGCGGGCGAGGTCGCGGCCCGCCTCGACGTCGAGGTGTACGGCGAGATCACCCAGCACGACGTGAAGGTGCTCGAACTCTCCGCGCTCAAGGGCGTGTTCGAGGACGTCGTCGACGAGACGGTGTCGTACGTCAACGCCCCGCTGTTCGCGCAGGAGCGCGGCGTCGAGGTCCGCCTCACCACGTCCTCCGAGTCGCCCGACCACCGCAACGTCGTCACGGTGCGCGGCACCCTCGGCAACGGTCAGGAGGTCTCGGTCTCCGGCACGCTCGCGGGCCCGAAGCACCTGCAGAAGATCGTCGCGGTCAACGAGTACGACGTGGACCTGGCGCTCGCCGACCACATGGTCGTCCTGCGTTACGAGGACCGTCCGGGCGTCGTCGGCACGGTGGGCCGTGTCCTCGGTGAGGCGGGCATCAACATCGGCGGCATGCAGGTCTCGCGCGCCGACGTCGGCGGCGAGGCCCTCGCGGTCCTGACCGTGGACGACACGGTGCCGCAGTCGGTGCTGAACGAGCTGTCCGCCGAGATCGGCGCGACCTCGGCGCGGTCGGTCAACCTCGTCTGAGGTTCCTGGGCCGAGTTTGCTGGTCTGATTAGTACGAGGGCCGGGTCACCCACGGGTGACCCGGCCCTCGCGTTTCAGGACGCCTCCGGCTCGATCAGGCCCTCGCGGTACGCGATGCCCACCGCCTCGGTGCGGCTCGCGGCGCCCAGCTTGGCGAGGATGTTCGAGACGTGGACGCTCGCGGTCTTGCCGCTGATGAACAGCTCCTCGCCGATCTGGCGGTTGGTGCGCCCCCGGCCGAGCAGCCGCAGCACGTCGCTCTCCCGGGCGGTCAGTGCGGCGATACGGTCCCCGGCGGCCGGGGCGTCGGCGAGGCGGCCCCGCCTGATCAGGGTGTCCAGGGCCTCGCGCAGCGGCTCGGCGCCGAGCCGTACGGCCGCGTCCCGGGCCGCGTACGCCTGCTCGGCGGCCTCCTCGCGGCGGTCCGCGGTGAGCAGGGCCTCGGCCAACCTCCTCTGGCAGCGGGCCAGTTCGTACGGCTCGCCGTAGTCGAACGCCGTCACGGCCCGTTCCCAGGCCGCGACGTCGGGGCCGGTCGCGGCGCGCACCCGCTCGGCCTCGGCGCGGGCCAGCCAGGCCAGGCCCTCGGGGCCCTGCTCCGTGCCGTCCTCGCCGTGGGCCGCCGTGTCGCGGGCCAGCTCCACCAGCTCGGTCGCGGTCACCGCCCAGCGCTCCGAGCCCGCCGTGTCGCCGGAGAGCCGGGCCTCCTCCGCCGCGTCCGCGACCGCCGCCAGGGCAAGCGCGGCGAGCCGCACCACGGCGTCGGGCCGCGTGCCGCCCGAGACGTCGGTGAGCGACTCGACCGACGCGTGCATCTGTCGTACGCATTCCTCGGCGTCGCCGCGCAGTGCGGCCGCGTCGGTCAGCACGATCGCGGCGACGAGTGCCGCCATCCAGTCGAAGTGATGGTCGAGCAGCCCCCGGGCCCCGGTGACGGCCGCGTCGTACTCGCCGCGGGCCAGGGCCACGTACAGCGCGGGCGCGATCGCGAACCCGCCCGCGGGCGGCAGCAGTTCGGTGTCGGCGGCGGCAGCTCGCGCGCATTCGTCCCAGCGGCCCAGCGTGTAGAGCAGCAGGGACTGCAGGTAGCGCAGTTCGAGGGCGTACGGCGAGGTGAGGAGGCCGCCGCGGCGGGCGAGGTCGAGGCCGTCGGCGATCCAGGGCAGGCAGGCGTCCAGGTCGCCGGACTCGTAACAGCCGATGGCGAGGTTGTAGAGGGCCCGCATCTCCACCGGCAGGTTCCCGGCGCCGCCGGCCAGCTCACGGGCGCCGACCAGTCGGTCCCGGCCCTGCCGCGTACGCCGGTTGTGCGCCTCAAGGCCGACCAGCGAGATCATCAAGTCGGCCCGGGCGTCGGGCAGTTCAAGTCGCTCGGCGATGCCGAGCGCCTGTCGGGCGACGCGCTCGGCGTCCTCGTTCCTGCCCACGTGCCGCGCGGCCATGACGTGGGTCGAGGCCGCCCACACCCAGGTGCCCGAGGGCGGCTCTGCCGGGATCAGTGCCAGCGCCTCGCTGCTGTACGTGAACGCGGCTTCCAGGTGGTCGATCCGGATCAGGTTGCCCGCGAGGGTGTAGCGCACGCGCGCCGCGAGCTCGGAGTCGGCATCGGAGCCGGCCCGGGCGAGCGCGGAGCGGGTGAGCTGGACCGCGCGATGGGGGTCGCCCGCGCGGGCGGCGGCGGCCGAGGCGCGCAGGGTGAGGGTGGCCGTGTCGTCGGCCTCGGGGCGCGCGGACGCGTCCACCACGGCCCACAGTTCGAGCGCTGTCTCCAGGTGCCGCAGCTCCTCGGCGGGCGCGCCGACGCGCTGGGCGTGGTCGGCGGCCTCGAGGGAGGCCGCGAGGGCGTCGGCCAGGTCGTGGCTCTCGCGCGAGTGGTGGGCGCGCTCCGCCGCGCTCTGCGGTGAACGGCCCTCGCCCGCGAGGAGCGCGGCGAACCGCCCGTGCAGCCTGACCCGTTCACCGGGCAGCAGATCCGCGTACACGGCCTCGCGGGTGAGGGCGTGCCGGAACGAGTACGTGGCGTCGTCGCCCGGCACGAGGAGCTGGCGTCCGACGGCCTCGCGCAGCGCCGACTCCAGCTCCTCCTCGGGCAGTTGGACGGCGGACCGCAGCAGCTCGTGCCCGACCCGGCGGCCCGCGACGGCCGCCGTGCGCAGCACCTGCTGGGCGGTCTCGGTGAGTTGCTCGATCCGGATGAGCAGCACGTCGGCCAGGCCGCTGGGCATGGTGGGGGAGTCGGCCCCCTCGTCGTCGCCGGGCAGCGCGGCGAGCAACTCCTCGGCGTAGAAGGCGTTTCCCTCGGCGCTCTCGACGATGCGGCGGACGGTGCTGTCGGGCACGGGTCCTGTGCGGCGGGCGCGCACGAGGCGGGCCATGTCCGCGTCGGCCATCGGACGCAGGTCGAGACGGTCGACGGCAGGCAGCCTGATCAGCTCGGCGAGCAGTGGCCGCAGGGGGTGGCGGCGGTGCAGGTCGTCCGCGCGGTACGAGGCGAAGACGGCGAGGCGGCGGGGCGGGCCGCCCGGCGCGGGCCGTTGCAGGACGCCCCGGCTGAGCAGGAAGCGGAGCAGGTCGCGGGAGGACTGGTCGGCCCAGTGGAGGTCCTCGACGACCAGGAGGAGCGGGGTCAGGTCGGCCAGGTCGGCGAGGAGTCCCGCGACGCCCTCGAAGAGTTGGAGGCGGCTGCCGGGGTCGGGCGCGGGGCCTGCCCCCGAGGCCGCGCCGATGAGCCGGTCCACCGCGGGGTACGCGGCGAAGGCCGGGGCGAGCCGCTCGTCGGCGGCCGCAGCGCCGAGGATCTCCGTGAACGGGAGGTACGGCAGGCCCACGTCGCCGAGGTCCACGCAGTGGCCGGTGAGGACGGTCAGGCCGGTGGCGGCGGCGTGTGCCGCGGCCTCCGTCAGCGCCCGGGTCTTGCCGACGCCGGCGTCCCCGGCGACCAGGACGGCGCGCGGGTCGCCGGCCGCGGCCCGCTCCAGGACGCCGGTGAGCCGGGCGAGTTCGTCCGCCCGGCCGATGAACGGCGTATCGAATGTCTGAGCCACGGGGCCATCCTGGCACGGTCCGGCGGCGTCATCCCTGGCTACAGGCTTCCGCCTTCCGGGCTCCCTGTGCGGCGATGCCGGGCGGGCCGGAGTGTTCCGGTCCGCCCGGCATCGCATCGTGACCGGTGGGTGGCTGTCGGAGCGGTCAGAGCCGTGAGGCTGTCGGCGTCGTCAGACCGTCGCCTTCTCGTCCGGCGCCGCCGCGGGGGCCCCGGCCTCGTGGTCCGCCGTGTCCTCGCGCACCGTCACCTTGCGCAGGGTCGCCACGGAGAGGACCGCGGCGGCCAGGAGCACGACCGCCCCCGCGATCGCCGCCGCCTGCATGCCGTTGGTGAAGGCCTCCCGTGCGGCGGTCGTCAGGGCCCGGCCCGCGTCGCCCGGCAGCTGCCCGGCGACCGCGAGGGCGCCGCCCAGCGTCTCGTGGGCCGCGGCCGGGGCGTCGGCGGGGACGCCGTGGCGGTAGACGGCCGTGCCGATGGAGCCGAGGACCGCCATGCCGAGGGCGCCGCCGAACTCGGCTCCCGTCTCCAACAGGGACGCGGCGGAGCCGGAGTTGGCGGTCGGGACGGTGCCGAGCGCCAGGTCCATCATCTGGGACATCACGGTGACGATGCCGGAAGCGAGGACGCCGGCGCCGGCCAGGACCAGCCAGAGCGAGTCGGTGCCGGTGAAGGCCAGCAGCGCGTATCCGCAGGCGGCGACGGTGAAGCCGCCGGCGACGACATGGGCGCGGTGCACGCCCTTCGCGACGAGCTGCGCGGCGACGGGGGCCGCCACGCCGACCATGACCGTGGGGAGCAGCGACCAGAGCGCGGCCGCCATGGAGCTCTTGCCGAGCACGGACTGCAGGTACTGGGTGGTGAAGTACGCCGAGCCCATCATGCCGAAGGACGAGACGAGGTTCAGGACGACGCCGGGGGCGAAGCCGCGGCCGCGGAACAGGGCGGGGGAGATCAGCGGGGACTTGACGGTGCGCTGGCGGTGCACGAACAGGGCGGCGAACAGCAGCCCCACGGTGATCGAGAGGACGTACCGCACGTTCCAGCCCTCGGACGGGATCTCCTTGATGCCGTAGATGACGGGCAGCACGGCGGCCATCGACAGCGGCACGCTCAGCAGGTCGAAGCGGCCGGGCTCCGGGTTCTTGGACTCCGGCAGCAGGACCGGGCCGAGGACCAGGAGCAGCACCATCGCGGGCAGGTTGACAAGGAAGACCGACCCCCACCAGAAGTGCTCGACGAGGATGCCGCTCATCACCGAGCCGAGCGCGATGCCGCCGGTCATGACGCCGGACCACATGCCGATCGCCTTCACGCGCTGGCCGGGGTCGGTGAACATCGTGCGGACGATCGCCATGGTGGACGGCATGAGCGTCGCGCCGCCGACGCCGAGGAGCGCGCGGGCGGCGATGAGCGTCTCGGCGCTGTTCGCGTACGCGGCGAGGACGGAGGCGGTGCCGAAGGCGGCGGCGCCGAACAGTAGCAGCTTGCGGCGCCCGATGCGGTCGCCGAGCGAGCCCATGGTCATCAGCAGGCCGGCGAGCACGAACGCGTAGATGTCGAAGATCCACAGCTGTTGGGTGCCGCTCGGCTCCAGGTCGGCGCTGATCTGGGGGATCGCGAAGTAGAGGACGGAGACGTCCATCGAGACCAGGAGCAGCGGAAGCATCAGCACGCCGAGGGCGGTCCACTCGCGGCGCCCCGCAAGGGTTTCGGCGGGTGGGGTGGTGCTCGTCGGGTTCGTCATGGCAGGAACTGTACGAGCGTCTTAAACGGTTGTCTAGTACGTTTGTGTAAGACGGTCGTCATGGACGGTCGTCATGGACGGTCGTCATGGACGATCGTGTAAGACAGTCGTTTAAGACAGCCGTCTGGAATCTGGGTAGGGTGGGGCCATGGGACACCGCGAAGATCTGCTCGAAGGCGCCAAGCGCTGCCTTCTGGAGAAGGGGTTCGCGCGCACGACGGCGCGCGACATCGTCAAGGAGTCCGGGGCGAACCTGGCGTCGATCGGCTACCACTACGGGTCGAAGGACGCGCTGCTCGCGCAGGCCTACCTCGCCCTGGTGGAGGAGTCGTCCGACGTCTTCGACCAGGGCGGTTTCAAGGCCCCGGCCGGTTCGCTGGAGCGCTTCCAGGAGGTCTGGGGGAACGTCATCGAGAGCCTGGGCAAGCCCGACTCCATGTGGTACCTGGGCATGGAACTCGTGGTGCTGGGCGACAAGTTGCCCGCCGTGCGGGAGATCGTGGGCAAGGCGCAGAGCGAGGGCGGCCGCGGGACCATCCCCATGTTCATGGGTGGCGAGGAGCCGCCTGCCGACCACCCCGCCGTCGACACTCTCGGCAAGCTCTACATGACGCTGATGACCGGGCTCATCGCCGAGTACATGCTCGACCCGGAGAGCGCGCCCAGCGCCGAGGAGCTCACCGAGGGGATGCGTCGGTTGATCACGGCCGCGCAGGCCACGGAGTCCTCACAGTCGTGACGCCTTCAACCCCATGTGCAGCAGCAGCCGGTCCTCGCCCTCGTCCAGGTCGAGGCCGGTGAGCTGTTCCACCCGTGACAGGCGGTAGTACAGCGTCTGGCGGTGGATGCCGAGGGCCGCGGCCGTGCGGCCCGCCTGGCCCGCGCAGTCGAGGAACACCTCGGCGGTGCGCGCCAGTTGACGGTGGGTGGGGGAGAGCAGGGGCGCGACCGCGGGGTCGTGCGCGGCCTCCGCGGGGAGCGCGGTCAGCAGCCGGTACGGGCCGATCGACGACCACTGCGCGTCGGGGCCGAGGTGCGGGTCGGCCAGCGCCGCGCGCGCCGCGGCCGTCGCCTCCTGCCAGGCCGTGGCCAGTTCGGCGAGGTCGTCACGCGCGGCGCCGACGCCCGCCGCCACCGGGGAACCCGCGCGGGCGCGCAGCTTCGCCGCCGCGGTCAGCGCGGGCTCCAGGGCCTCGCGCGAGCGCAGCCGCACCAGCAGGGCGAGGCACTGGCCCGTCACCCCCCACGGAACCGTGCACAGCGCGTCCGCCGCCGGGACGGTGCGTACCGAAGGAGCGTCGTCGGGGTCCGCCGACGGCCACGGCGCGACGCAGACCACCGTGTGCAGGCCCGGTGCCCGGTCGCCGAGCGCCGTGCGCAGCGCCGCCACCGCCATGTCCCGCTGCCAGCCCCGCTCCGCCGTGAGCACGGAGTGGAACTCGCGGGTCAGGTCCGCGCCCGCCTGCGCCTCGTCGGCGAGCTGCGCGCCGATCCGGCCCGCCACCGCCATCGCCGCATCGAGCTGCTCCTCCGTGGGACCCGGATCGTCGTCGAGCAGCCATACGTAGCCGAGGACGAAACCGTGATGGCGTACGGGCAGACAGATGCGGCCGCGGT
Protein-coding sequences here:
- a CDS encoding helix-turn-helix transcriptional regulator → MAQTFDTPFIGRADELARLTGVLERAAAGDPRAVLVAGDAGVGKTRALTEAAAHAAATGLTVLTGHCVDLGDVGLPYLPFTEILGAAAADERLAPAFAAYPAVDRLIGAASGAGPAPDPGSRLQLFEGVAGLLADLADLTPLLLVVEDLHWADQSSRDLLRFLLSRGVLQRPAPGGPPRRLAVFASYRADDLHRRHPLRPLLAELIRLPAVDRLDLRPMADADMARLVRARRTGPVPDSTVRRIVESAEGNAFYAEELLAALPGDDEGADSPTMPSGLADVLLIRIEQLTETAQQVLRTAAVAGRRVGHELLRSAVQLPEEELESALREAVGRQLLVPGDDATYSFRHALTREAVYADLLPGERVRLHGRFAALLAGEGRSPQSAAERAHHSRESHDLADALAASLEAADHAQRVGAPAEELRHLETALELWAVVDASARPEADDTATLTLRASAAAARAGDPHRAVQLTRSALARAGSDADSELAARVRYTLAGNLIRIDHLEAAFTYSSEALALIPAEPPSGTWVWAASTHVMAARHVGRNEDAERVARQALGIAERLELPDARADLMISLVGLEAHNRRTRQGRDRLVGARELAGGAGNLPVEMRALYNLAIGCYESGDLDACLPWIADGLDLARRGGLLTSPYALELRYLQSLLLYTLGRWDECARAAAADTELLPPAGGFAIAPALYVALARGEYDAAVTGARGLLDHHFDWMAALVAAIVLTDAAALRGDAEECVRQMHASVESLTDVSGGTRPDAVVRLAALALAAVADAAEEARLSGDTAGSERWAVTATELVELARDTAAHGEDGTEQGPEGLAWLARAEAERVRAATGPDVAAWERAVTAFDYGEPYELARCQRRLAEALLTADRREEAAEQAYAARDAAVRLGAEPLREALDTLIRRGRLADAPAAGDRIAALTARESDVLRLLGRGRTNRQIGEELFISGKTASVHVSNILAKLGAASRTEAVGIAYREGLIEPEAS
- a CDS encoding MFS transporter, which codes for MTNPTSTTPPAETLAGRREWTALGVLMLPLLLVSMDVSVLYFAIPQISADLEPSGTQQLWIFDIYAFVLAGLLMTMGSLGDRIGRRKLLLFGAAAFGTASVLAAYANSAETLIAARALLGVGGATLMPSTMAIVRTMFTDPGQRVKAIGMWSGVMTGGIALGSVMSGILVEHFWWGSVFLVNLPAMVLLLVLGPVLLPESKNPEPGRFDLLSVPLSMAAVLPVIYGIKEIPSEGWNVRYVLSITVGLLFAALFVHRQRTVKSPLISPALFRGRGFAPGVVLNLVSSFGMMGSAYFTTQYLQSVLGKSSMAAALWSLLPTVMVGVAAPVAAQLVAKGVHRAHVVAGGFTVAACGYALLAFTGTDSLWLVLAGAGVLASGIVTVMSQMMDLALGTVPTANSGSAASLLETGAEFGGALGMAVLGSIGTAVYRHGVPADAPAAAHETLGGALAVAGQLPGDAGRALTTAAREAFTNGMQAAAIAGAVVLLAAAVLSVATLRKVTVREDTADHEAGAPAAAPDEKATV
- a CDS encoding TetR/AcrR family transcriptional regulator; its protein translation is MGHREDLLEGAKRCLLEKGFARTTARDIVKESGANLASIGYHYGSKDALLAQAYLALVEESSDVFDQGGFKAPAGSLERFQEVWGNVIESLGKPDSMWYLGMELVVLGDKLPAVREIVGKAQSEGGRGTIPMFMGGEEPPADHPAVDTLGKLYMTLMTGLIAEYMLDPESAPSAEELTEGMRRLITAAQATESSQS
- a CDS encoding PucR family transcriptional regulator — its product is MGENGGVKGDYQELVDEISALLGAPATLENRDFRLIAFGAQASADDDTDGFDEAALDPVRTRSILTRGSTSAVRSWFEGFGIASAKEPVRIPATPEAGVYRGRICLPVRHHGFVLGYVWLLDDDPGPTEEQLDAAMAVAGRIGAQLADEAQAGADLTREFHSVLTAERGWQRDMAVAALRTALGDRAPGLHTVVCVAPWPSADPDDAPSVRTVPAADALCTVPWGVTGQCLALLVRLRSREALEPALTAAAKLRARAGSPVAAGVGAARDDLAELATAWQEATAAARAALADPHLGPDAQWSSIGPYRLLTALPAEAAHDPAVAPLLSPTHRQLARTAEVFLDCAGQAGRTAAALGIHRQTLYYRLSRVEQLTGLDLDEGEDRLLLHMGLKASRL